The following coding sequences lie in one Paraburkholderia largidicola genomic window:
- a CDS encoding DUF802 domain-containing protein → MSRYRIDFVVVFLVGLVVAGWVGAGYVVSNPLALAVTLLVAGCYVAGALELQRYQEATATLTRALAELSEAPSRLGVWLERLHPGLRNPVRLRIEGERVALPGPALTPYLVGLLVLLGMLGTLLGMVTTLRGTGAALESATDLQAIRASLAAPVKGLGFAFGTSIAGVATSAMLGLLSALCRRERAQAAQLLDTKIATTLRAFSQSQKRDETFKLLQRQADTMPVLVDRLQTMMTAIEQQSLALNERLISNQHAFHGRTEAAYARLVSTVAQSLKDSAAESARAASAALQPAMEATMAGHAREMVSLRDTVEHAVQRQLDGLTTGFETTTSTVADLWSKALEGQQSASESMVQDLRTSLEGFSQTFEQRSTALLDGVSARLDMTAGQVSSAAESARAAGAALQPAMEATMAAHALEMAALRGTVEQAVQRQLDGLSSGFESTTANVANRWNEALEAHRSASESLAKDLRTSLEGFTQTLEQRSTALLDGVSTRLDATAGHVSQAWTDALTQQERASEKLAEHNREALTTAASAFEQHSAALLRAVDQSHAGLQSELASRDQQRLDAWSASLETLAATLSQKWDETGARTASRQQEICDTLAQTARDISAQTETHANGTIAEISRLVEAASEAPRAAAEVVAELRQKLSDSMVRDTAMLDERSRLLATLETLLDAVNHASTEQRTAVDALVSTSAGLLERVGTQFNDKVEAETRKLGDVAAQVAGSAVEVASLGEAFGMAVRLFGESNDKLTAHLQRIEAALDKSLLRSDEQLAYYVAQAREVIDLSMLSQKQIVEDLQQLAGQRASAGADAA, encoded by the coding sequence ATGTCCAGATATCGCATTGATTTTGTCGTTGTTTTTCTCGTAGGTCTGGTTGTTGCCGGTTGGGTCGGCGCGGGCTATGTCGTGTCGAATCCGCTGGCGCTTGCGGTCACGCTGCTGGTCGCCGGCTGTTATGTGGCAGGCGCGCTCGAACTGCAGCGCTATCAGGAGGCCACTGCGACGCTCACGCGCGCGCTCGCGGAGCTGTCCGAAGCGCCGTCCCGGCTCGGCGTGTGGCTCGAACGTCTGCATCCCGGTTTGCGCAATCCGGTGCGCCTGCGCATCGAAGGCGAGCGCGTCGCGTTGCCGGGGCCGGCGCTTACGCCGTACCTCGTCGGCCTGCTGGTGCTGCTCGGCATGCTGGGCACGCTGCTCGGCATGGTGACGACGCTGCGCGGCACGGGCGCCGCGCTCGAAAGCGCGACGGATCTGCAGGCGATCCGCGCGTCGCTGGCCGCGCCCGTGAAGGGTTTGGGCTTTGCGTTCGGCACCTCGATTGCGGGCGTGGCGACCTCGGCGATGCTCGGCTTGCTGTCGGCGCTGTGCCGCCGCGAGCGTGCCCAGGCCGCGCAGCTGCTCGACACGAAGATCGCGACCACGTTGCGCGCCTTCTCGCAGAGCCAGAAGCGCGACGAAACCTTCAAGCTGCTGCAGCGCCAGGCGGACACGATGCCCGTGCTGGTCGACCGCCTGCAGACGATGATGACGGCCATCGAACAGCAGAGCCTCGCGCTCAACGAGCGGCTGATTTCAAACCAGCACGCCTTTCATGGACGCACGGAAGCGGCGTATGCGCGGCTGGTGTCGACCGTTGCACAGTCGCTGAAGGACAGTGCGGCGGAAAGCGCCCGCGCGGCGAGCGCGGCGTTGCAGCCGGCGATGGAAGCCACCATGGCCGGGCATGCGCGTGAAATGGTCTCGCTGCGCGACACCGTCGAGCACGCGGTGCAACGTCAACTGGACGGCTTGACGACGGGTTTCGAGACGACGACGTCGACGGTCGCGGATTTGTGGAGCAAGGCGCTCGAGGGGCAGCAGAGCGCGAGCGAATCGATGGTGCAGGATCTGCGCACATCGCTGGAAGGCTTCAGCCAGACGTTCGAGCAACGCTCGACGGCGCTGCTGGACGGCGTCTCGGCACGCCTCGACATGACGGCGGGCCAGGTGTCGAGCGCGGCGGAAAGCGCGCGCGCGGCGGGCGCCGCATTGCAGCCGGCGATGGAAGCCACCATGGCCGCGCACGCGCTCGAAATGGCCGCCCTGCGCGGTACGGTCGAGCAGGCGGTGCAGCGACAACTGGACGGCCTGTCGAGCGGCTTCGAGTCGACTACCGCGAACGTGGCGAATCGATGGAACGAGGCGCTCGAAGCACACCGGAGCGCAAGCGAGTCGCTCGCAAAGGATCTGCGCACCTCGCTCGAAGGCTTCACGCAGACTTTGGAGCAGCGCTCCACCGCGCTGCTGGACGGCGTGTCGACGCGCCTCGACGCCACGGCGGGACACGTCTCTCAAGCCTGGACGGACGCACTGACGCAGCAGGAGCGCGCCAGCGAAAAGCTCGCGGAACACAACCGCGAAGCATTGACGACGGCGGCATCCGCCTTCGAGCAGCATTCGGCCGCGCTGTTGCGCGCTGTGGATCAATCGCACGCCGGTTTGCAGAGCGAACTGGCCTCGCGCGACCAGCAACGTCTGGACGCATGGAGCGCCTCGCTTGAAACGCTCGCGGCGACCTTGAGCCAGAAGTGGGACGAAACGGGCGCGCGCACCGCGAGCCGTCAGCAGGAAATCTGCGACACGCTCGCGCAAACCGCCCGTGACATCTCGGCGCAGACCGAGACTCACGCCAACGGCACGATCGCGGAAATTTCGCGGCTCGTGGAGGCTGCGTCGGAAGCGCCGCGCGCGGCGGCGGAAGTGGTCGCCGAACTGCGCCAGAAGCTCTCCGACAGCATGGTCCGCGATACCGCGATGCTCGACGAGCGCAGCCGTCTTCTTGCCACGCTCGAAACGCTGCTCGACGCCGTGAACCACGCGTCGACCGAACAGCGCACGGCCGTCGATGCGCTCGTCTCGACGTCGGCGGGGCTGCTGGAGCGGGTCGGCACGCAGTTCAACGACAAGGTCGAAGCCGAAACCCGCAAGCTCGGCGATGTCGCCGCGCAGGTGGCGGGCAGCGCCGTCGAAGTGGCGAGCCTCGGCGAAGCGTTCGGCATGGCCGTGCGGCTGTTCGGTGAATCGAACGACAAGCTGACGGCGCATCTGCAGCGCATCGAGGCGGCGCTCGACAAGTCGCTGCTGCGTAGCGACGAGCAGCTTGCGTACTACGTCGCGCAGGCGCGTGAAGTGATCGATCTGAGCATGCTGTCGCAGAAGCAGATCGTCGAAGACCTGCAGCAGCTGGCGGGCCAGCGCGCGTCAGCGGGAGCCGACGCGGCATGA
- a CDS encoding DUF3348 domain-containing protein: MVQAPQRTAVSGPTLVRLLARLTTADVPASSQSLSDQLSQWLGWTDAIALSTALNSAPPAVASGARGAGSVENECARVRASLADAIAGDSVLAPRRRRSAAHAQNAQQPEAEASYADFRQCYQALQQSMETRIGSLRGRLRSMVAAQTSEMTRLAVVDAIMERSLGARERSLFGAVPGLLSGHFDRLRQAAQDEQDAEATVDSPSAAARSGAWLDVFRKDMQSVLLAELDIRFQPVEGLLAALRIS, translated from the coding sequence ATGGTTCAAGCCCCTCAGCGCACGGCGGTTAGCGGTCCGACGCTCGTCCGTCTGCTCGCGCGCCTGACAACCGCCGACGTTCCCGCCTCCAGCCAGTCGCTGTCGGACCAGTTGAGCCAATGGCTCGGCTGGACGGACGCGATCGCGCTGTCGACGGCGCTCAACAGCGCGCCGCCCGCCGTCGCGTCCGGCGCGCGCGGCGCGGGCAGCGTGGAGAACGAGTGCGCGCGGGTGCGCGCGTCGCTGGCGGACGCGATTGCCGGCGACAGCGTGCTCGCGCCGCGCCGCCGGCGCAGCGCCGCGCATGCGCAGAATGCGCAGCAGCCAGAAGCGGAGGCCAGTTACGCGGACTTTCGCCAGTGCTACCAGGCGTTGCAGCAGTCGATGGAAACGCGCATCGGCAGTCTGCGCGGTCGGCTGCGCAGCATGGTGGCGGCGCAGACCTCGGAGATGACGCGGCTCGCGGTGGTCGACGCGATCATGGAGCGGTCGCTCGGCGCGCGCGAGCGCAGCCTGTTCGGCGCGGTGCCGGGTCTGCTCAGCGGTCATTTCGATCGCCTGCGCCAGGCCGCGCAGGACGAGCAGGACGCCGAGGCCACTGTCGATAGTCCATCCGCTGCGGCCCGGTCCGGCGCGTGGCTAGACGTGTTCCGCAAGGACATGCAGAGCGTGTTGCTTGCCGAACTCGATATTCGTTTTCAACCGGTCGAAGGGCTGCTGGCTGCCCTTCGCATCAGCTAA